A stretch of the Microcoleus sp. FACHB-672 genome encodes the following:
- a CDS encoding alpha/beta fold hydrolase has translation MPSPNNMNRRRWFLLLVSLVLIVLSWWGIAAARNGLIVRSLEREGVPLLYMAPQEAQKAPAVLVAHGYAGSKQLMLGYAHVLAHSGYAVMLWDFGGHAANPASLERGSLQRDLDIATAALVEQPEVDPARLALLGHSMGSGAVMSAGIANVNRFAATIAVSPTGANVTPAAPRNLQLQAGSGEGRFVENAQRMLRDAGGENPNFAQGRARSLQIIPNVEHITILFSNASHQAAKTWLNATFNLQNTGNYTDRRMIWYALHLGAWLLLLSAISPRLADPTIAARAKVRPLQSWGGLLLAPVAAIGVLTLASRTDSIENLGGLLVGGAVALWFLVGGVVWLVLLGRLPRPTLRNALLGVALFALLWVAFGAMAQVVWLQWWLIPARLKLWPVLSLACLPWFLAAGLSQQDSGVGKRILWWLGQSVALVGGFFLTVYLVPQLGFMFLLLPVFPIIIAILSLAAAQVNEAWSYGIGSALYFGWILAAGFPLAG, from the coding sequence ATGCCCTCCCCTAATAATATGAATCGCCGGCGCTGGTTTTTGCTACTTGTAAGCCTTGTGTTGATCGTGCTTTCCTGGTGGGGAATTGCGGCAGCGCGGAATGGGCTGATCGTGCGATCGCTCGAACGCGAGGGAGTGCCCCTGCTTTACATGGCACCCCAAGAGGCGCAGAAAGCACCGGCAGTGTTAGTGGCGCATGGGTATGCCGGCTCAAAGCAGTTGATGCTGGGCTACGCGCACGTTTTGGCCCACAGCGGCTATGCTGTAATGCTATGGGATTTTGGGGGTCATGCAGCCAACCCAGCATCCTTAGAACGCGGTTCGCTGCAACGGGATCTTGATATCGCAACCGCCGCGCTTGTGGAACAGCCAGAAGTCGATCCCGCACGTCTGGCGCTGCTGGGGCATTCAATGGGTAGCGGTGCAGTCATGAGTGCCGGCATCGCAAATGTCAACCGCTTTGCCGCAACCATTGCAGTTTCGCCCACCGGCGCAAATGTCACGCCGGCAGCGCCGCGCAACCTGCAACTGCAAGCCGGCAGCGGCGAAGGCCGGTTTGTTGAGAATGCACAGCGGATGTTGAGAGATGCCGGTGGCGAAAATCCAAATTTTGCCCAAGGAAGGGCGCGATCGCTTCAAATCATCCCGAATGTAGAGCACATCACAATTCTCTTCAGCAACGCCAGTCATCAAGCTGCCAAAACATGGCTCAATGCCACGTTCAATCTGCAAAACACCGGCAACTATACAGATCGGCGCATGATTTGGTATGCCTTGCACTTAGGGGCATGGTTGCTTTTGCTGAGCGCAATTTCGCCAAGATTAGCAGATCCCACCATTGCCGCGAGGGCAAAGGTGCGTCCTCTCCAAAGCTGGGGAGGATTGCTTTTAGCCCCTGTTGCAGCAATCGGTGTACTAACATTAGCCAGTCGAACCGACAGCATTGAGAACCTAGGAGGCTTGTTGGTAGGCGGTGCTGTCGCCCTGTGGTTTCTGGTTGGCGGCGTCGTTTGGCTGGTACTCCTCGGTCGTTTGCCGCGCCCTACCCTGCGAAATGCCCTTTTAGGTGTGGCGCTGTTTGCGCTGCTTTGGGTGGCATTTGGAGCAATGGCACAGGTGGTTTGGTTGCAGTGGTGGCTCATTCCCGCACGATTAAAACTATGGCCGGTTTTATCCTTGGCTTGTTTACCTTGGTTTTTGGCTGCCGGTTTATCGCAACAAGATTCTGGAGTTGGAAAACGAATTTTGTGGTGGCTGGGGCAAAGTGTGGCGCTGGTGGGAGGTTTCTTTTTAACCGTTTACCTCGTGCCTCAACTTGGTTTTATGTTTTTATTGCTGCCGGTTTTTCCAATTATCATTGCCATTCTTTCACTGGCTGCTGCCCAAGTTAATGAAGCCTGGAGTTATGGAATTGGAAGTGCGCTTTATTTTGGCTGGATTTTAGCAGCCGGTTTTCCTTTAGCCGGTTAA
- a CDS encoding SMI1/KNR4 family protein: protein MEIVWERIHNWLKANAPQVLESLRSGATDEEIYQAEVFFNVKFPEDFKLSYCVHNGQEEESYCLFPHLDFLSLERAIEISKKWQDCSDDNFKCDPEDISKEIWNGWWNPNWIPLTMESNGACECIDLDPSADGNVGQVIIVEWREPDRLLIAPNLRVYLETFAEALERGEYWFSEDYGGLVDKKECS, encoded by the coding sequence GTGGAAATAGTTTGGGAAAGAATTCATAATTGGCTAAAAGCTAATGCGCCTCAAGTGCTAGAGAGTCTTAGATCTGGTGCTACTGATGAAGAAATTTACCAGGCTGAAGTATTCTTTAATGTAAAGTTTCCTGAAGATTTCAAATTATCCTACTGCGTGCATAATGGTCAGGAAGAAGAATCTTATTGCCTGTTCCCTCACTTAGACTTCCTTTCCCTCGAAAGGGCCATCGAAATATCCAAAAAATGGCAAGATTGTTCAGACGATAATTTTAAGTGCGATCCTGAAGATATTTCTAAAGAGATTTGGAATGGTTGGTGGAATCCAAATTGGATTCCATTGACGATGGAATCCAATGGTGCCTGCGAATGCATAGATTTAGACCCGTCTGCTGATGGAAATGTTGGTCAGGTTATTATTGTCGAGTGGCGAGAGCCTGATAGATTGCTTATTGCACCTAATCTTCGAGTTTATCTAGAGACCTTTGCAGAGGCATTAGAACGGGGAGAATATTGGTTCTCTGAAGATTATGGTGGGTTAGTCGATAAAAAGGAGTGTTCCTAA
- a CDS encoding pentapeptide repeat-containing protein: MDELEQSYRILGLEPGASTEEVNQAYKDLVFVWHPDRIPKDNPRLQQKAEEKLKEINHARDKLRSARRQGKTQKSQSQSNSNKEREPSRSYYQRETQKSSQYSSHYSPQSQSQEKKPSSDLSGRDFKGANLQERDLSGRNLSDANLSDANLSDAFMHKVNLNGANLERANLFRANLLQASLKNANLRDANLVGADFSGADLSGADLRGAKVGSRDRILVKLTGAKLTGAILPDGTVHA; this comes from the coding sequence ATGGATGAGTTGGAGCAATCGTATAGAATTCTCGGCCTAGAACCTGGTGCTTCTACCGAAGAAGTGAATCAAGCCTATAAGGACTTAGTGTTTGTTTGGCATCCTGATCGCATTCCTAAAGATAATCCCAGGCTGCAACAAAAAGCTGAAGAAAAATTAAAAGAAATTAACCATGCGCGGGATAAATTGCGCTCAGCCAGACGGCAAGGTAAAACCCAAAAAAGTCAGTCGCAGTCAAATTCAAATAAAGAGCGAGAACCCTCACGTTCTTACTATCAAAGAGAAACGCAAAAATCCTCTCAATATTCATCTCACTATTCCCCTCAATCTCAATCTCAAGAAAAGAAACCGAGTTCTGATTTGAGTGGACGAGATTTTAAGGGGGCAAATTTGCAAGAAAGGGATCTATCCGGAAGAAATTTGAGTGATGCAAATTTAAGTGATGCAAATTTGAGTGATGCTTTTATGCACAAAGTAAATTTGAATGGAGCAAATTTGGAAAGAGCGAATTTATTTCGAGCAAATTTGCTGCAAGCTTCTCTCAAAAACGCAAATTTACGAGACGCTAATTTAGTGGGAGCCGATTTCAGTGGAGCTGATCTCAGCGGAGCCGATCTCAGAGGCGCAAAAGTCGGATCGAGAGACCGAATTTTGGTAAAATTAACCGGAGCAAAGTTAACCGGAGCAATTCTCCCTGATGGAACGGTTCACGCCTAA
- the glpK gene encoding glycerol kinase GlpK, whose protein sequence is MSAFAPAYVLALDLGTTGNRAILFNREGSVVSSAYKELTQYYPQPGWLEHDPREIWLDTCWAMQTALQKAGVTAKDVAAIGLSVQRETCLLWDKITGRPLYNAIVWQDRRTAPLCQQLTEQGHAAEIYERTGLFIDAYFSATKIAWLLEHIKQEYPPVDLNTIIAGTIDTWILWNLTGGKTHATDHSNASRTMLMNLAENQWDKKLLELFEIPLHLMPKIQPSLGVFGHTKAELLGAEIPITAILGDQQASLFAHGCDRPGLSKCTYGTGSFLVAHTGNKVTRSHYQLLSTVAWTQIGTDQKIQTGYALEGSMFTTGACVQWLRDGIKLITAAADTEMMAQRVTDNGGVYFVPALSGLGAPHWDMNARGAFFGITGGVQREHLVRSVVEAIAFQVKEVVQAINQDSGTDITTLKVDGGACQNNFLMQFQADVLGIPVERPVLLDASAQGAAFAAGLAVGFWENYTALTDSRQIDKTFYPGAGMMPAQENFSKWCEAVKRSKSWVE, encoded by the coding sequence ATGAGTGCATTTGCTCCCGCTTACGTTCTTGCCCTAGACCTCGGAACCACCGGCAACCGCGCCATCCTATTTAATCGGGAAGGAAGCGTGGTTAGTTCTGCTTACAAAGAGTTAACACAATATTACCCACAGCCCGGTTGGCTAGAACACGATCCGAGAGAAATTTGGCTAGATACCTGTTGGGCAATGCAAACAGCTTTGCAGAAAGCGGGAGTCACTGCAAAAGATGTCGCAGCAATTGGGTTAAGTGTGCAGCGAGAAACCTGTCTTTTGTGGGATAAAATAACAGGACGACCGCTGTATAATGCCATCGTTTGGCAAGACCGACGTACTGCACCCCTGTGTCAACAATTAACTGAGCAAGGTCATGCAGCAGAGATTTACGAGCGCACCGGCTTATTTATTGACGCCTATTTTTCCGCCACAAAAATAGCTTGGTTGCTTGAACATATTAAACAAGAATATCCGCCTGTTGATCTGAATACAATCATCGCCGGCACCATTGATACCTGGATTCTCTGGAATCTCACCGGCGGCAAAACCCACGCCACCGATCACAGCAATGCCAGTCGCACAATGCTAATGAATTTAGCAGAGAACCAGTGGGATAAAAAGTTACTGGAATTATTTGAAATTCCTCTACATTTAATGCCAAAAATTCAACCATCCCTAGGAGTATTCGGGCACACTAAAGCCGAATTATTAGGGGCAGAAATTCCCATCACAGCTATTTTAGGAGATCAGCAAGCTTCACTCTTCGCTCACGGTTGTGATCGTCCGGGTTTGTCAAAATGCACCTACGGAACCGGCAGCTTTTTAGTCGCCCATACCGGCAACAAAGTCACGCGTTCTCATTACCAACTTCTCTCAACAGTTGCCTGGACACAGATAGGAACCGATCAAAAAATTCAAACCGGCTATGCTTTAGAAGGCAGTATGTTCACCACCGGCGCTTGCGTGCAGTGGTTGCGAGATGGCATTAAACTGATTACAGCGGCGGCTGATACTGAAATGATGGCGCAGCGAGTCACGGATAACGGAGGCGTTTACTTTGTGCCGGCACTCAGCGGTTTAGGCGCACCCCACTGGGATATGAATGCCAGAGGCGCATTTTTTGGCATCACCGGCGGCGTACAGCGAGAACATCTCGTGCGTTCCGTCGTCGAGGCAATCGCTTTCCAGGTTAAAGAAGTTGTCCAGGCAATTAATCAAGATAGCGGCACAGATATCACCACTTTAAAAGTAGACGGAGGCGCGTGTCAAAATAACTTTTTAATGCAATTTCAAGCCGATGTTTTAGGCATCCCCGTCGAACGTCCCGTCCTCCTCGATGCTTCCGCCCAAGGCGCTGCTTTTGCTGCCGGTTTAGCCGTTGGTTTTTGGGAAAACTATACAGCGCTAACAGATTCTCGTCAAATTGACAAAACGTTTTATCCAGGTGCAGGAATGATGCCGGCGCAAGAAAATTTCAGCAAGTGGTGTGAAGCAGTTAAAAGATCGAAATCCTGGGTTGAATAA
- a CDS encoding MATE family efflux transporter translates to MSKVLAEAKACLLLAISLAAAQLAQAGTNFFDTVMMGLLGSQSLAAGALGAVTFSALMLISTGIVSSVGILAAVADGAGESKRVSCVAIQGLWLSIALSIPFMLLIWNMGPILRQFGQEPNNVILAESYLRAIVWGFPPSMGFAVLKNVVSALNRPRVVMVIMVGGVFLNIAANYVLMFGLFGLPALGLAGIGWGSTLTYWVMFATAAGFVSFNEHFKKYQIFPYFHEFNRQTFLEIFQIGWPIGLLFTFEAGLFAATTFLMGYLGTVTLAAHQIALQTAAMTFMVPVGISYATTIRVGQSIGKNDPKGAQQAGYVGIAIGAIFMGMMALIFWMFPERIVAIYLDVKDPDNLKVVQLAVSLLGVAAMFQIFDGIQVIAAGALRGLKDTRVPMLIGVFAYWIVGFVCGYVMGIYLGWGGVGLWGGLALGLAFASGILSWRFRHLVLRMSKEDFLTTDAHR, encoded by the coding sequence ATGTCAAAAGTCTTAGCCGAAGCTAAAGCTTGTCTGTTACTGGCGATTTCTTTAGCGGCGGCACAACTCGCACAAGCCGGCACTAACTTTTTTGACACAGTGATGATGGGTTTACTGGGAAGTCAAAGTTTAGCTGCCGGTGCTTTGGGCGCAGTCACTTTTTCTGCATTGATGCTAATTAGCACCGGCATTGTTTCTTCTGTTGGTATTCTCGCAGCAGTTGCGGATGGTGCCGGCGAATCAAAGCGAGTGAGTTGTGTTGCGATACAGGGACTTTGGCTATCAATTGCCCTATCTATTCCTTTTATGTTGTTAATTTGGAATATGGGGCCAATTCTGCGGCAGTTTGGTCAAGAACCGAACAATGTTATTTTAGCAGAAAGTTATCTCCGCGCGATTGTTTGGGGGTTTCCTCCAAGCATGGGATTTGCTGTTTTAAAAAATGTGGTTTCTGCGCTTAACCGTCCTAGAGTTGTGATGGTGATTATGGTAGGCGGGGTATTTTTAAATATTGCCGCAAATTATGTTCTCATGTTCGGTTTATTCGGTTTACCGGCTCTTGGTTTAGCGGGCATTGGATGGGGAAGCACCCTGACTTATTGGGTGATGTTTGCTACGGCAGCCGGGTTTGTGAGTTTTAATGAACATTTTAAAAAATACCAGATTTTCCCTTATTTTCATGAGTTTAATCGTCAAACATTTTTGGAAATCTTTCAAATCGGCTGGCCCATTGGACTGCTATTTACATTTGAGGCGGGATTGTTTGCGGCGACGACTTTTCTGATGGGATATTTAGGAACGGTTACTCTAGCTGCACATCAAATCGCTTTGCAGACTGCTGCCATGACATTTATGGTGCCGGTTGGGATTTCCTATGCCACGACGATTAGGGTTGGGCAAAGCATTGGGAAAAATGATCCGAAGGGTGCTCAACAAGCGGGATATGTCGGCATTGCTATCGGTGCAATTTTTATGGGAATGATGGCTTTGATTTTCTGGATGTTTCCAGAGAGAATTGTGGCGATTTATCTGGATGTTAAAGATCCAGATAATTTAAAGGTTGTTCAACTTGCGGTTTCTCTTTTAGGAGTTGCCGCGATGTTTCAAATCTTTGACGGTATTCAAGTGATTGCTGCCGGCGCTTTGCGGGGATTAAAGGATACGAGGGTTCCTATGTTGATTGGGGTTTTTGCTTACTGGATTGTGGGCTTTGTTTGTGGCTATGTAATGGGTATTTATCTGGGTTGGGGAGGGGTGGGTTTGTGGGGTGGTTTGGCTTTGGGGTTGGCTTTTGCGAGTGGTATTTTAAGTTGGCGTTTTCGTCATTTGGTTTTGCGGATGAGTAAGGAAGATTTTTTAACGACAGATGCACACAGATAA
- a CDS encoding glycoside hydrolase family 15 protein, which translates to MRFKKNYRFTDIQITLFLTLCLITGSLAFTHPFTPKEAFGYPGTCPNWPASTLTFLGTAANPTSKVWFTGFNGILGEIFYPSADKPATVDWQFLIGDADKTWVDEEKQDTTHQVTLNHPHSLAWNLTNTAKNNHYQIQKTIFTDPTRNTLIQQITFTALTGTLKDYNLYTLYHPAISNNGKATTGSHTTDNGKNILIAQNANSGETSALVTSLNFQTQTISAGFVGYSDGWQDLKGGKIDNTLNWKFDTATNGNIAQIAQFDLSDYPNQKSITFHLVLGFGNSETSAKAAAGGTLGDNISTLLSTYNSQWNHYTDHLNTFDNTADQQYYLAAMVLKASQDKSSGAMVAGLGNPWGESNYSICTPFGVEMQGGYHLIWPRDLYKFASALIAAGDRETANCALNWLFNKSQQPDGHFLQNAFADGTPYWNSIQMDETAFPIILAWKLGRNDPQTYLKHIKPAADFIVKNGPWTQQERWEENAGYSPATIAAEIAGLVCAADIAKLNGDTPTQQHYLATADYWQSLIETWTFTTTGSIGNGNYYQRIDDNGNPNDGHPLNISNGGGSYDERSIVDTSFLELVRHGVKAWNNPYILSSIPAIDSTIKQTLPNKGEAWFRYNHDGYGETAAGADYTGTGIGRLWPIFTGERGHFAIAGGKKAGTYLATLRAFANDSYMIPEQVWDLNAPSQFTPGTPTKSMTPLSWSMGEYITLLASNHVGKVIDMPAIVYQRYVTNAYKPQQNSPVDYNKTAAQQGKALTIYYKGSLANASQVRLHWGYNNWQFITDKPMIKRTDGFWETTISLPVTATALNFAFTDGKTWDNNTGKNWNQTIAAGTFQAINTPIDILPNPVISGQPLKIYYKGSLAGSATAITLHWGHNGFETPTDIAMKKEVGDYWTATINVPETSTLNLAFFNQSHSWDNNNLNNYNYTTSQR; encoded by the coding sequence ATGCGCTTCAAAAAAAATTATCGATTCACCGACATCCAAATCACCCTCTTCCTAACCCTCTGCCTGATCACCGGCAGCCTCGCCTTCACCCACCCCTTCACCCCCAAAGAAGCCTTTGGTTATCCCGGAACTTGCCCAAATTGGCCGGCTTCTACCCTCACCTTCCTAGGAACCGCCGCCAACCCCACCTCAAAAGTTTGGTTCACCGGCTTCAATGGAATTCTGGGAGAAATATTCTATCCCTCCGCCGACAAACCCGCAACCGTAGACTGGCAATTTTTAATCGGCGATGCGGATAAAACTTGGGTGGATGAAGAAAAGCAAGACACCACCCATCAAGTCACCTTAAATCACCCCCATTCCCTCGCGTGGAATCTCACCAACACCGCCAAAAATAACCACTATCAAATTCAAAAAACCATCTTCACCGATCCCACCCGCAACACCTTAATTCAGCAAATCACCTTCACCGCTTTAACCGGCACTTTAAAAGATTACAACCTTTACACCTTATATCATCCCGCCATATCCAATAATGGCAAAGCCACCACAGGTTCCCACACAACCGACAACGGCAAAAACATATTAATCGCTCAAAACGCCAACAGCGGTGAAACCTCAGCCTTAGTCACTTCCTTAAACTTCCAAACCCAAACAATTTCTGCCGGCTTCGTCGGCTACAGTGACGGCTGGCAAGACTTAAAAGGTGGCAAAATCGACAACACCCTCAACTGGAAATTTGACACCGCCACGAATGGAAATATCGCTCAAATCGCCCAATTCGATCTCAGCGATTATCCCAATCAAAAATCCATCACCTTTCACTTAGTTCTCGGCTTTGGTAACAGTGAAACTAGCGCCAAAGCCGCAGCCGGCGGCACCCTAGGCGATAACATTTCCACCCTCCTCTCCACCTACAACAGCCAATGGAATCACTACACCGATCATCTCAACACCTTTGACAACACAGCCGATCAACAGTATTACCTTGCGGCAATGGTATTAAAAGCCTCCCAAGACAAATCCTCCGGCGCAATGGTTGCCGGTTTAGGGAATCCTTGGGGAGAATCAAATTACTCGATTTGCACACCTTTTGGCGTGGAAATGCAAGGGGGATATCATTTAATTTGGCCGCGAGATTTATACAAATTTGCCAGCGCCTTAATCGCTGCCGGTGACAGAGAAACTGCCAACTGCGCCCTAAATTGGTTATTCAATAAAAGTCAACAACCAGACGGACATTTCCTGCAAAATGCCTTTGCCGATGGCACCCCTTATTGGAATAGCATCCAAATGGATGAAACCGCCTTTCCCATCATTCTCGCTTGGAAATTAGGCCGAAACGATCCCCAAACTTATCTCAAACATATCAAACCCGCCGCTGATTTTATCGTAAAAAACGGCCCTTGGACACAACAAGAACGCTGGGAAGAAAATGCCGGCTACTCTCCCGCCACCATCGCCGCCGAAATAGCCGGTTTAGTGTGTGCCGCAGACATCGCTAAACTCAACGGAGATACCCCCACCCAGCAACACTATTTAGCCACCGCAGATTACTGGCAAAGCCTGATAGAAACCTGGACATTTACCACCACAGGTTCAATCGGCAACGGCAACTATTATCAACGAATTGATGATAACGGCAACCCTAACGACGGACATCCTTTAAACATCAGTAACGGCGGCGGTTCCTACGACGAACGCAGCATCGTTGACACCAGCTTTTTAGAATTAGTCCGTCACGGCGTTAAAGCTTGGAATAATCCCTATATTTTATCATCCATACCCGCCATCGATTCCACCATTAAACAAACCCTTCCCAACAAAGGCGAAGCCTGGTTTCGCTACAATCACGACGGCTACGGAGAAACAGCAGCCGGCGCAGATTATACAGGTACCGGCATCGGGCGTTTGTGGCCAATTTTCACCGGCGAACGCGGTCATTTTGCGATTGCCGGCGGCAAAAAAGCCGGCACTTATTTAGCCACCCTACGAGCATTTGCCAACGATTCCTATATGATTCCCGAACAAGTTTGGGATCTCAACGCCCCCTCCCAATTTACCCCAGGAACCCCCACAAAATCCATGACACCTCTTTCCTGGTCAATGGGAGAATACATCACCCTGCTAGCCTCAAATCACGTCGGCAAAGTAATCGATATGCCCGCCATTGTTTATCAACGTTATGTTACCAACGCTTACAAACCCCAACAAAATTCTCCAGTTGATTATAATAAAACTGCTGCCCAGCAAGGTAAAGCCTTAACCATTTATTACAAAGGTTCCTTAGCCAACGCATCCCAAGTTAGATTGCATTGGGGTTACAACAATTGGCAATTCATTACAGATAAACCCATGATCAAGCGAACCGATGGATTTTGGGAAACAACCATTTCACTCCCCGTCACAGCAACCGCCTTAAACTTTGCCTTTACGGACGGCAAAACCTGGGATAATAATACCGGAAAAAACTGGAATCAAACGATTGCAGCCGGCACCTTTCAAGCAATCAACACACCCATTGATATTTTGCCAAATCCCGTCATATCCGGACAACCGCTTAAAATTTATTACAAAGGTTCTCTTGCCGGTTCTGCAACAGCAATCACCCTACACTGGGGTCATAACGGATTTGAAACCCCCACAGACATAGCCATGAAAAAAGAAGTCGGTGATTACTGGACAGCAACAATAAACGTACCCGAAACCAGCACATTAAACCTCGCCTTCTTCAATCAATCCCATTCTTGGGATAACAATAACTTAAACAATTACAACTACACAACCTCACAACGCTAA